Genomic segment of Arachis hypogaea cultivar Tifrunner chromosome 16, arahy.Tifrunner.gnm2.J5K5, whole genome shotgun sequence:
CGCTCTCCACCGTGAGCCGCCATTCACATTCAAAAACTATGCTGTAACGTTGAGGTGCACTATAGAGGGGTAAAGTGCACATTTTCAACACAAGGaaattaaatatacatattaCCAGATACTTCTAAGTATCTACCATCAATGGTTTTACATTTGTGATAGAGACACTCGGACCAGTGACGACTCGAGGTGAGGAAACCTTGGAGACTAGGCGTGACATACTCAAATTAGTTTCCTTTCCCGATAGGATACCATGGGGATTAGTCTCCTAATTCTCAACAATTAAAACCTTGGATTCTATTTACCCTAAGTATTAGAGGAGCCAAATCCATCATCAGCAAGTGCAAAATTATGAAGCCACACTGAACCACAAACAAAGCAGGTTTCTTCCTCTGAGACTTCAACCCATCTTTTCCAAACCACACACGCATTATGATAAAAGAATTCCATTCATTGTTTGCTAAAAGAAAAAAGCGCAACATGAAAACGAACACAAAaaacaaaagattaaaatacaacTCTTCAACAAATTTCAAATTGCAAGAAAGCCTATCAACCAAAgaaaaaattgcaagaaaaaaaaaagaaacttggGGGTAAAAAAGAACTCACTTTTTAGCGACGGTTCTGCATCCCCGATAGAGCTTCTGTTTCGGATCCGAAAGTATGTGAGCGTGACAGTACCGAGTAAGCGCCATAGCCTTAATCTTACATCCACCAAAAGCGCACCGAACAATGTCGTCTCCTCCAACTCCCAAAACGGCATTATTGTTCTTCTCATTGCCGCCGATTGCGTTGTTATTGTTCTCGTCGCCCAAAACGACAGCGTCGCTTACGCCGCTAGTTTCCTTGAAGGGGCTCTTACCGTAGGTCCAATAATACTCCTTATACTTGGACTTGATCTCTTCCATTAGAGCCCAGTAGTGCCCTCTGTAGCACCGTCTGAGTTGCCTCGTTCGGCGGAGCCGACGAGCGGTTACCTCGCGTTTACTCAGCACGAGTGTCTTGgcaaaaacggcgtcgttttcgaCTCCGTCCAGGGTCATTGGAGGAGGTGgaggtggcggtggcggtggagACTCGTCCattggtggtggtggcggtgggGCTGCCGTAAAAGTTTGGTGTGTGACGGAGGAAAGTACGGTAACAGAAGAGACTGAGCAgggatttgatttaatttgatttggcTTTTAATTATTGGGATGTTAATTTGGTTGTGTGGTATGAAAGTTCAGCTTTGTAAGTGGAAAATCTATTTTATCGTTAAAAGCTTGGCCAACTGTCTTATCAGTTATCACCCTTATTATTGGCCTTATGGGAGACTGACCGACCGAGAGTGGGAGGGTTTAGGCTTTAAAACTGAACGGTGATCGAATCGGTAATGTTTTTGGATCATTAGATTACTAGTTTAATCGGGTGAATCACTAATTGAACTGATTGATTCGGTTCtatatgaatgaaaaaaaaattaaaatagttagaaatttaaaatacatatatctTCACTAGTCTTTTAACAACATTTAAGTTTCAATATAAAATAGcaataatataagaaaaatataaattcaataacCATATCAAAACAACAATTTTTTTACAGAACCTATTCCGTATCTAACAATATAAATTCACAGCAATAATATAGTACAGTAATTAACAAATTTGAATAATCTaccaagaattaataaattataatcaataaaatataatcaGCAACAATCAAGAATCAATTGAATCAATTAATCAACATCGGTTAATCAAATTATAATCCAaccattaaataatttaaaaaaataaaaaaaatacttgatgACAAAAAGGTAGAATGTAGGGGTGACAAAACGAGTTGAATTCGTCGGACCGATCCACTGAACTCGCTAAAAAGGCGGGTCGAACTAGGATTTGGAGCccgccaaattggcgggttttgaCGGGGCgggcgggccggtccgccgggtcgaagatttttttttccttttcttttttattaaataaaaaaattattactattataaaatcaataattatagaattttcaaatactttttttttattctccttttagttattaactttatttattttattttacaatttcgtatatttgttcgaattatgtgacttattttttaaaataaagatagttctattaacaaatattattttgaacaattttattgaagttaaaaattaaaaaaaaaaagataataaaaaattatattataatttgcctattttttatttgtattttttttattattattttttagttatttttaatgaattttatttttcaaaaaaaaaaaattcaagcgggctagcccgccgatccgccaatccgccataaagcggggggactagcattttgaacccattttagttggcgggaTGGGCTGGCCCGCCCTGTTTATGGGGCAGGCCTAGGCGAGGCGGGGCAGGTTGGGGCGAGCcagcccgctttgccacccctagtaGAATGTGGGTAGAGAAAAGGACTGTAATAATATAGAACAGCACCAACACTATAAAAACAACTCAATTCATAAAGCCTATCCACTATCCAACAATATACATTCACAAAACAATATAAAAACAACATCAACACTATAAAAACAGCAGCTCAATTCACCATAATCATATAAAACAGTAACAAATCAACAGATTATAATCCAAtaatgaataattaaaaaaaattaaaaagcttaCCTGATGATGTGAAGGCAGAATGCAGGGGAGAAGAAGGAGACCAAGCACGGCGATGCAAAGACTAGCGAGGGGGGAGGCAGCAGCGATGCAAGCCCCACCAGATGAGGACGCGACGACGACGATGACAGACGCATAGCGGCACAGGAGCAAGGAGATGCGACGACACAATGAAGACAAGCCACGGACGGAGGCGACGACATAGTGCCGGAGATGCACAGGAGCAGGGACGAGATGCAGAGGAGCCGGCGATGTGGAAGCAACCGTGCGGTGGCGGTGGGCAGTGGCAGATTTGTGAGTGTGAGAGAGTGAGAGGGAGGCTCTAGCTCTGGAGTGAGCGGGGTTGGGGTTGGGATTGGAGTTGGGGGTTCCTTTAAGCTAGCATTAAGGTtttaatttataacaaaaaaaatcttgAACCAGTCCGGATTTTTTGTTTGCCGATTTTTACCAGAATCGACCGGATCAAATCggtttttaccggtttttttttttttgtctagtgCCTTGCTTTGCCCAAATCGGTCTCGTAACTAATTCATCAATTTTTTTGTCTTGCCAACCAGGTCGGTCCAGTTCTAACAACTATGATTAGAATGTTAATTTGGTTTCGTGTGGTATAAAAGTTCACACAATGCTGATGAATATGGTAATAGAGATGTAGGGCTGGGAGCaagaaaaaagatagaaaagattacAAACACAATCAAAGTAGATGACTTAGTGATGCGGAATGACCTTGGACAAGCAAATTGTCCAGTTGGGAACATTAAAAAGAATgttgaaataacaataaagagTAGAAAAAACCTTGAGGAATCAAACTCAGGAAAGGAAGGTACACTGGTGGAAGAtacaaattttatgtttggaggGATTGAGAAGGATTTTTAGGTTTCTGGAGACTCAAAGAAGAAGGAGGGGAGCCCATGTGGTCAGAAAAGGCTAGGGAATAGTTGGAAAGAAGACATGGCAGAAAATATATTCACATGGAATTTAGCGGTAGAATCAGGAGTAGTTCAGT
This window contains:
- the LOC112754922 gene encoding uncharacterized protein isoform X2, translated to MDESPPPPPPPPPPMTLDGVENDAVFAKTLVLSKREVTARRLRRTRQLRRCYRGHYWALMEEIKSKYKEYYWTYGKSPFKETSGVSDAVVLGDENNNNAIGGNEKNNNAVLGVGGDDIVRCAFGGCKIKAMALTRYCHAHILSDPKQKLYRGCRTVAKNKQ
- the LOC112754922 gene encoding uncharacterized protein isoform X1, which encodes MDESPPPPPPPPPPMTLDGVENDAVFAKTLVLSKREVTARRLRRTRQLRRCYRGHYWALMEEIKSKYKEYYWTYGKSPFKETSGVSDAVVLGDENNNNAIGGNEKNNNAVLGVGGDDIVRCAFGGCKIKAMALTRYCHAHILSDPKQKLYRGCRTVAKNLPTGPSYCNKPVLRSVVPAACTTHYQLGEKCLLRAVKRAGYNVPINRKPNVRLHVVINEFLRQIQNKREVALKAGVSKVETQ